One genomic region from Cellulosilyticum sp. I15G10I2 encodes:
- a CDS encoding putative bifunctional diguanylate cyclase/phosphodiesterase, with translation MGIEILYVFWFASIIMVGGYIVWIKKTSCKQSIVNERKVCEERIKFDSDIIYKLAFEDELTGLYNRRKFLIEGNDLLQSSHLAHQYALLSINIDKFTFIRSIYGYHTGNEILIKTAQIIQELTAKNGICGRRDDAGFAILFQIQEVGDISLLYESLAARISKIKIKENINYGLQILVGAAIYPTHGSRMSELYENVKFVEDQMRKNGNKTFQIFDNELKETILRQQVIAMELQEAIKNKEFILNYQPKIDTLSQKIVGMEALIRWKHPKKGFISPNEFIPIAEQAGLITEIGKWGLMEACLQNKAWQDKGYEKYIVSVNISAIEFYQEDMLDSIKETLKTSGLEAQYLEIELTESMTIIDKKQTIAKMKAIRALGVKIALDDFGTGYSSLSYLKVLPIDVLKLDQSFIVEIERDHVSKCITLSIIDLSRLLNIETVAEGVETKEQAELLSAMGCNMIQGYYYSKPIEADLFEERYMKIV, from the coding sequence ATGGGAATCGAAATACTTTATGTCTTTTGGTTTGCAAGTATTATTATGGTAGGGGGCTATATAGTGTGGATAAAAAAGACGAGCTGTAAGCAATCAATTGTAAATGAAAGAAAAGTTTGCGAAGAAAGGATAAAATTTGATTCCGATATTATATACAAGTTAGCCTTTGAAGATGAGCTAACAGGATTATACAACAGGAGGAAATTTTTAATAGAAGGAAATGATTTGCTGCAATCTAGTCATCTAGCCCATCAGTATGCACTTTTATCTATTAATATAGATAAATTTACTTTTATAAGAAGTATTTATGGATACCATACGGGCAATGAAATTTTAATAAAGACAGCTCAAATTATACAAGAGCTTACTGCAAAAAATGGTATTTGCGGCAGAAGAGACGACGCGGGGTTTGCTATTTTATTTCAAATACAAGAGGTAGGGGACATAAGCCTTTTATATGAAAGTTTAGCAGCTCGTATTTCTAAGATAAAGATTAAAGAGAATATAAACTATGGACTACAAATATTAGTTGGCGCGGCAATTTATCCTACTCATGGAAGCCGAATGAGTGAACTTTATGAAAATGTAAAGTTTGTTGAAGATCAAATGAGAAAAAATGGGAATAAGACATTTCAGATTTTTGATAACGAACTCAAAGAAACTATTTTACGTCAGCAAGTTATAGCAATGGAACTGCAGGAGGCTATTAAAAATAAAGAGTTCATATTAAATTATCAGCCTAAAATTGATACGCTTTCACAGAAAATAGTAGGGATGGAAGCACTCATAAGATGGAAACATCCTAAAAAGGGTTTTATATCCCCTAATGAATTTATACCTATAGCAGAACAAGCGGGACTTATTACAGAAATAGGAAAGTGGGGACTTATGGAGGCTTGCTTGCAAAATAAAGCTTGGCAAGACAAAGGCTATGAAAAGTATATTGTTTCAGTGAATATCTCAGCTATTGAATTTTATCAAGAGGATATGTTAGATAGTATAAAAGAAACATTAAAAACATCAGGTTTAGAAGCGCAATATTTAGAAATAGAATTAACAGAAAGTATGACAATTATAGATAAGAAACAAACAATAGCTAAGATGAAAGCAATAAGGGCGCTTGGGGTAAAAATTGCATTAGATGATTTTGGAACGGGATACTCTTCATTAAGCTATCTCAAGGTACTGCCAATAGATGTGCTTAAACTAGATCAAAGCTTTATTGTTGAAATAGAACGGGATCACGTAAGTAAGTGTATAACACTTTCTATAATAGATCTATCTAGATTATTAAATATAGAGACAGTTGCAGAGGGCGTAGAAACAAAAGAGCAGGCAGAGCTGCTAAGCGCAATGGGGTGCAATATGATACAGGGCTACTATTATAGCAAGCCTATAGAAGCGGATCTATTTGAAGAACGTTATATGAAAATAGTGTAG
- a CDS encoding pyridoxal-phosphate dependent enzyme yields MHYINDIRELIGNTPLLKLNRIAPGTRANLFAKLEYLSPGGSVKDRVGHEILTVSKQQGLLKPGATIIEATAGNTGIGLAMAAFEQGYHLKLVIPAKFAIEKQVLMRALGAEIIVTPTEDGIEGAMQKAQDLAAAIPNSFMPRQFENKLNVAAHRKTGKEIYDALDGKIDVFVAGAGSGGTIMGIASYFKEMNPNIKIVLADPEGSILGGGEEGSYHIEGIGNHFIPSIFDASLIDEVQKISDEEASYYVQLLGKKEGVLVGSSSGAAIAGAVKEAYRASKEINIVTVFPDRSDRYFSQNLYDFEFNLSDFRFNALFDGWADAYDATVADKDGEYQEVFINYQAILKQTVKQIDQPEGAKVLDIGSGTGNLAYVASLANYAVTGIEPNQKMRKLAADKYPSIYFIEGSFLNIPVPDKSVDAIICSYAFHHLSDDEKGEAINIFASKLKPSGKVVIADTMYRSPEDGEAILQDALSKGYHNLANDLQTEFYTTHTVLKGLFTHVGFSITFEQMNKFVWILTATKA; encoded by the coding sequence ATGCATTATATTAACGATATCCGTGAACTTATCGGCAATACCCCGCTTCTTAAGCTAAACCGCATTGCTCCTGGTACTCGGGCAAATCTTTTTGCTAAACTTGAGTATCTGAGTCCTGGTGGAAGTGTTAAGGATAGGGTAGGACATGAGATCCTAACAGTTTCCAAGCAGCAAGGACTTCTTAAACCTGGTGCTACCATTATAGAAGCTACTGCTGGTAATACTGGCATAGGGCTTGCGATGGCTGCTTTTGAACAAGGCTATCATCTTAAGCTTGTAATCCCTGCTAAATTTGCTATAGAAAAACAAGTACTCATGCGTGCACTGGGTGCTGAAATCATTGTAACCCCAACAGAAGATGGTATTGAAGGTGCTATGCAAAAAGCTCAGGATCTAGCTGCTGCTATTCCGAACTCTTTTATGCCTAGACAATTTGAAAACAAACTTAACGTAGCCGCTCATCGTAAAACTGGCAAAGAAATTTATGATGCCCTTGATGGCAAAATTGACGTCTTTGTAGCCGGTGCAGGTTCTGGCGGCACGATTATGGGCATTGCTTCTTATTTTAAAGAAATGAATCCTAATATTAAAATTGTGCTTGCAGACCCCGAGGGCTCTATACTCGGTGGCGGCGAGGAAGGTTCTTATCATATTGAAGGCATAGGCAATCACTTTATTCCTAGTATTTTTGATGCTTCTCTTATTGATGAGGTTCAAAAAATATCTGATGAGGAAGCTTCTTACTATGTCCAACTTCTTGGTAAGAAAGAAGGGGTTTTGGTCGGATCTTCTTCTGGTGCGGCTATCGCAGGAGCTGTTAAAGAAGCTTATAGGGCGAGTAAAGAGATCAATATTGTTACAGTATTTCCTGATAGAAGTGACAGGTACTTTAGCCAAAACTTGTATGATTTTGAATTTAATCTTTCTGACTTTAGGTTTAATGCACTATTTGATGGCTGGGCAGATGCTTATGACGCTACTGTAGCTGATAAAGACGGTGAGTACCAAGAGGTTTTTATTAATTATCAAGCTATTCTTAAGCAGACGGTTAAACAAATAGATCAACCTGAAGGGGCTAAAGTATTAGATATAGGTTCTGGTACTGGCAATCTTGCCTATGTTGCTTCTCTTGCAAATTATGCCGTGACAGGGATAGAGCCTAATCAAAAAATGAGGAAACTTGCTGCAGATAAATACCCGAGTATCTATTTTATCGAAGGAAGCTTTCTGAATATCCCAGTTCCTGATAAAAGTGTGGATGCTATTATATGTAGCTACGCTTTTCATCACCTCTCAGACGATGAAAAAGGGGAAGCGATCAACATCTTTGCCTCAAAATTAAAACCCTCAGGTAAGGTTGTTATTGCTGATACTATGTATCGCTCACCAGAAGACGGTGAAGCCATTCTACAAGATGCCTTATCAAAGGGCTATCATAATCTGGCTAATGATCTGCAAACAGAGTTCTATACTACGCATACTGTACTAAAAGGTTTATTTACACATGTAGGCTTTAGCATTACCTTTGAACAAATGAATAAATTTGTATGGATTCTTACGGCAACTAAGGCTTAA
- a CDS encoding trans-sulfuration enzyme family protein: protein MNFHSKLIHGGIPEDASTGAVSVPIYQTSTYRQDGIGRHKGYEYSRTGNPTRHALETLIAELEGGLAGFAFASGLAALSTVMMLLKSTDHILLSDNVYGGTFRVVDKVFVNLGISYTLVDTSNLIEVENAITANTKAIFIETPTNPLMKLTDLSAIAKLAKKHGLLSIVDNTFFTPYLQRPIEHGIDIVVHSATKYLGGHSDLVAGLAVVNTEELKERIHFLQNAVGAILGPQDSWLLIRGIKTLAIRMDKAEDNALKLAQFLKTLPQVKQIYYPDMGAMISFELVSAEAAHKLLEGVQMIALAESLGGVESLISLPAAMTHASIPKHQREKLGISDSLVRLSVGIEDINDIIEDLKRGL from the coding sequence ATGAACTTTCATTCAAAGCTAATACATGGGGGCATACCTGAAGACGCATCAACCGGCGCAGTAAGTGTTCCTATTTATCAAACATCTACTTACAGACAAGATGGCATAGGCAGACATAAGGGATACGAATACTCCAGAACAGGTAACCCTACACGTCATGCACTCGAAACACTTATAGCAGAACTTGAAGGGGGGCTCGCCGGCTTTGCATTCGCTTCAGGGCTTGCTGCACTCTCTACAGTGATGATGCTTTTAAAATCCACAGATCATATACTTTTATCAGATAATGTGTATGGAGGGACTTTTAGAGTGGTTGATAAAGTATTTGTTAACTTAGGGATCAGCTACACGCTAGTAGATACCTCTAATCTGATCGAAGTTGAAAATGCCATCACCGCAAACACTAAAGCGATCTTTATTGAAACGCCTACCAATCCGCTTATGAAACTAACTGACTTATCTGCCATTGCCAAGCTTGCTAAGAAACATGGTTTGCTTTCTATAGTCGATAATACTTTCTTTACCCCTTATCTTCAAAGACCCATTGAGCATGGTATTGATATTGTCGTACACAGCGCTACCAAATACTTAGGAGGCCATAGTGATTTAGTTGCTGGTCTTGCAGTGGTAAATACAGAAGAATTAAAAGAACGAATACATTTTTTACAGAATGCAGTAGGCGCTATTTTAGGGCCTCAAGACAGCTGGCTGCTGATCCGAGGTATCAAAACACTTGCTATTAGAATGGATAAGGCCGAGGACAATGCTCTGAAATTAGCACAGTTTTTAAAGACTCTTCCTCAGGTTAAGCAAATCTATTACCCTGATATGGGGGCCATGATTTCATTTGAACTTGTTAGTGCTGAAGCTGCACACAAGCTCTTAGAAGGTGTGCAAATGATTGCCCTTGCCGAAAGTCTAGGCGGTGTCGAAAGTCTTATCTCCTTGCCCGCTGCTATGACGCATGCTTCTATTCCAAAACACCAAAGAGAAAAACTTGGTATTTCAGATAGTCTGGTAAGATTATCAGTAGGTATTGAAGACATTAATGATATTATAGAAGATCTAAAACGTGGTTTATAA
- a CDS encoding sensor histidine kinase, translating to MRKYSAKMRLIITSLFLTLMYSYSVEASDHIPKEKLIIEARYRGDLFLIQIIIVLIIVVVILIINIIQKQKTENLLRQSEEGYKELLMGIPNSVILIEDKEIKFINQHGIELLGQANQDKVTYSKLKEIFVKDVDFEALDAIPRRIECHIRTLHNEVKEVEVTTVAKSKKNHSKSVIMLIQDISHRRLLCESIERDRIRNEFFANLSHEFKTPINLLITTSKLLEKIQYKEDLQRVLPKAIRILKQNGYRLIRLINNIIDAAMIDSGCIKLNLNNYNIIQLTEDIILSTVSYARANDIAILFDTAIEELVTAIDRHQYERIILNLISNAIKYNKKNGQILVYMYPLKGEIIISIKDTGIGISSKMLPYIFDRFMQVNKSLIRDVEGSGIGLALVKSLVQLHHGRIEVFSKEGEGTEVILYFPIHMTKTIDKELSEKVLFKHKSRNTEIELSDIYVKEDAY from the coding sequence ATGAGGAAGTATAGCGCAAAAATGCGTCTAATAATAACAAGCTTATTTTTGACTTTAATGTATAGCTATAGTGTTGAGGCCAGTGATCATATACCTAAAGAAAAACTTATAATAGAAGCTAGATATAGAGGTGATCTCTTTTTAATACAAATCATTATTGTTTTAATTATTGTTGTTGTAATACTTATAATCAATATTATACAGAAACAAAAAACCGAAAACCTTTTAAGACAATCAGAGGAAGGCTACAAAGAATTACTTATGGGTATTCCTAATAGTGTTATTTTGATAGAAGATAAAGAAATAAAGTTTATTAATCAGCATGGTATTGAGCTTCTAGGACAAGCTAATCAAGATAAAGTGACGTATTCTAAATTGAAAGAAATATTTGTTAAAGATGTAGATTTTGAAGCGTTAGATGCTATTCCGAGAAGAATAGAATGCCACATCAGGACCTTACATAATGAAGTTAAAGAAGTAGAAGTTACAACAGTAGCTAAAAGCAAAAAGAATCACAGTAAAAGTGTTATTATGCTTATTCAGGACATTTCTCATAGGAGGCTTTTATGCGAAAGTATAGAGCGTGATAGGATAAGAAATGAATTCTTTGCCAATCTTTCTCATGAATTTAAAACCCCGATCAACCTTCTGATCACAACATCTAAGCTTTTAGAAAAAATACAATATAAGGAAGATTTGCAAAGGGTACTTCCTAAAGCAATTAGGATACTCAAACAAAATGGATACAGACTTATTCGGTTAATTAATAACATCATAGATGCTGCGATGATAGATAGTGGCTGCATAAAACTTAATTTAAATAATTATAATATTATTCAATTAACAGAAGATATTATCTTATCTACTGTTAGTTATGCAAGAGCAAATGATATAGCTATATTATTTGATACAGCAATTGAAGAATTAGTGACTGCAATTGATAGACATCAATATGAAAGAATCATTCTTAACCTTATATCAAATGCTATTAAATATAATAAAAAGAACGGACAGATTTTAGTCTATATGTACCCCCTGAAAGGGGAAATTATTATTTCTATTAAAGACACAGGTATAGGAATAAGTTCAAAAATGCTTCCTTATATATTTGATAGATTTATGCAAGTTAATAAATCATTAATTAGAGATGTAGAGGGAAGTGGCATAGGACTTGCGCTTGTAAAATCGCTTGTACAGTTACATCATGGAAGAATAGAGGTATTTAGTAAAGAAGGAGAAGGAACAGAAGTTATTTTATACTTCCCTATCCATATGACAAAGACTATTGACAAGGAACTGAGTGAAAAAGTGTTGTTTAAACACAAAAGCAGAAATACAGAAATAGAGCTGTCAGATATTTATGTAAAAGAAGATGCGTATTAA
- a CDS encoding cytochrome b/b6 domain-containing protein yields MKFRFDFIMHWLWAIVFSILALSGLAMVGARYGWIMNYDIASADLIHRIFAAIFILLTFISIAYEVMRGLKNDESRLAWFIIGKKGYQLFTFITTLIFIITGVIIWVCMDTNKQAAAFAMYIHEKLTYIVVASVIWHIYEKSHALVISKKSKANSKTKKLNQSKQLTK; encoded by the coding sequence ATGAAATTTAGGTTTGACTTTATTATGCACTGGTTGTGGGCTATAGTATTTTCAATATTAGCATTAAGTGGTCTTGCAATGGTAGGCGCAAGATATGGCTGGATTATGAATTATGACATAGCTTCGGCAGACTTAATCCATCGGATCTTTGCAGCAATATTTATACTGCTGACATTCATATCTATAGCTTATGAAGTTATGCGTGGGTTAAAGAATGATGAGAGCAGACTAGCTTGGTTTATTATCGGAAAAAAAGGTTATCAGCTTTTTACCTTTATAACAACACTTATCTTCATTATTACAGGCGTCATTATATGGGTATGTATGGATACGAATAAGCAAGCAGCTGCATTTGCCATGTATATTCATGAAAAGTTAACCTATATCGTGGTTGCAAGCGTGATATGGCATATTTATGAGAAATCCCATGCACTGGTAATATCTAAAAAGTCTAAAGCTAACTCTAAAACCAAAAAATTAAATCAAAGTAAACAGTTAACAAAGTAA
- a CDS encoding four-helix bundle copper-binding protein — protein sequence MLMNLNLTSNEKYQKCIDVCLECAQVCEFCATSCLREPDPKMMAKCIQLDRDCADICILSAQFMARDSEFSHQLCSLCAEICRACGEECAKFPQEHCQKCADICNRCASECENMSH from the coding sequence ATGCTTATGAATTTAAATTTAACTTCAAATGAAAAGTATCAAAAATGTATTGATGTATGTTTAGAATGTGCTCAAGTCTGCGAATTTTGTGCAACATCTTGCTTACGTGAACCTGACCCTAAAATGATGGCCAAGTGTATTCAACTTGACAGAGACTGTGCTGATATCTGTATTTTATCAGCACAATTTATGGCTAGAGACAGTGAGTTTTCACATCAACTCTGTTCATTATGTGCCGAAATATGCCGAGCATGTGGTGAAGAATGTGCTAAATTTCCTCAAGAACATTGCCAGAAATGTGCAGATATATGCAATCGCTGTGCTTCAGAATGTGAAAATATGTCTCACTAA
- a CDS encoding YVTN family beta-propeller repeat protein produces MTKSKLIKFMASSAIFTLAFTGCANAPNNNVKQPDTVQVQEQTQETQVQETPAPTPAEVKLTYYYTANESGSISKIDSITNKVIDTIQVDGSPHNIQISSDGQIVAFTVAEKMTEEEEKDENMEMNMDMKGEVFFYDTNTRDLVKQMELGKHPAYIVFTEDGKYVLVTDSKDNNVSILDAKTYEVLNTIAVGKGPNGFRISKDSKFAYIANMEEDTVSVIDIENSKEIKKITVGETPVTTAITSDGKTLLVTVSSENVLAVINLATDAIEKIAVGTNPAQVYLQSDDQYAFVANQGTKESPSNTVSKIDMGTKTVIATTETGKGAHGVVVTNDNKYVYVTNKYENTISVIDNTTGQVISTVQVDEGPNGISYRE; encoded by the coding sequence ATGACTAAATCTAAACTTATAAAATTTATGGCAAGTTCAGCAATATTCACCTTAGCTTTTACAGGTTGTGCGAATGCACCAAATAATAATGTAAAGCAGCCTGATACGGTTCAAGTACAAGAACAAACACAAGAGACACAAGTACAGGAGACACCAGCACCAACTCCTGCAGAAGTAAAATTAACTTATTATTATACTGCAAATGAAAGTGGCAGTATTTCAAAAATAGATAGTATCACTAATAAAGTTATAGATACTATACAGGTTGATGGATCTCCTCATAATATACAGATTTCATCAGATGGGCAGATAGTTGCTTTTACAGTAGCTGAAAAAATGACTGAAGAAGAAGAAAAAGATGAAAATATGGAAATGAATATGGATATGAAAGGTGAAGTATTCTTTTATGATACCAATACAAGAGATCTCGTTAAGCAAATGGAACTTGGCAAACATCCAGCTTATATAGTATTTACGGAGGATGGTAAGTATGTACTAGTAACGGATAGTAAAGATAATAATGTATCTATCCTTGATGCAAAAACATATGAGGTCCTTAATACTATAGCAGTTGGTAAAGGTCCAAACGGATTCCGAATATCTAAAGATAGTAAGTTTGCATATATTGCCAATATGGAAGAAGATACAGTAAGTGTTATTGATATTGAAAATAGCAAAGAAATTAAAAAGATAACTGTAGGAGAGACTCCTGTAACAACAGCAATAACAAGTGATGGTAAGACTTTACTGGTAACTGTTAGTTCAGAAAATGTATTAGCAGTTATAAATTTAGCCACAGATGCTATAGAAAAAATTGCAGTAGGAACTAACCCTGCTCAAGTTTATTTGCAATCCGATGATCAATATGCTTTTGTAGCAAATCAAGGTACAAAGGAGAGTCCATCAAATACTGTTTCGAAGATAGATATGGGAACTAAGACTGTTATAGCTACTACTGAAACCGGTAAAGGTGCACATGGGGTTGTAGTAACTAATGATAATAAATACGTATATGTAACAAATAAATATGAAAATACTATCAGTGTAATTGATAATACAACAGGTCAAGTCATTAGCACTGTACAAGTAGATGAGGGGCCAAATGGAATAAGTTATAGAGAATAA